The stretch of DNA TAGTCCTGGGGCGGGATTCGGGGTGGGTAGTGGATTCATAGGCCGCCCTACCGATTCGGTGGGGGCCGTGTGAGCAGACAGGCTCCACATCAACTAGAGAAACACCAAACGCTGACCGACGACCAAAGACACACCAACACCGACATCAGGACCTGGGCCAGCAGGGGCATCAGTGGAAGTATTCTCATTGGCGCCAGTGCTGGTGGCAGTATCAGTAGGGCTGGTGCTGGTGCTGTTTGAGGTGCCGTGCGAGTCGGTTGTGAAACCATGACCAGCGTCGCCCTTGGTGGTGTTGTTTGTCTTGCGGACCTCAGCGGTGAGTGGGTGTTGATTGAGCAAGAGCGCGGCGGCGACGTCGATACGTAGCTGCGTCAAGGTCCGGTACTCACCACCGCCACTGCCATCACGTCCGCCACTGCCATCATGTCCGCCACCAGCAGCACCGGGACGGGCGCCAGTAGTGCTGTTTTGTGGTGGGTGGTTTAAACGGGCTTGGTTCTTGATTGCCCGGGCGGTACGGGTGCAGTTCACCCAGATCCCTTCTGCTGCCAGAGANGGAAGATGCAGTGTCAGCCAGGACATGCCGTCCTTACCGGATTCTAGGGTCATGGCCCGCTTAGAGTAGGCCTGCTTAGTGCGGGTGGTAATGGTTTCTGGATGCGTCGATTCACGCACCCGCCGAGCTTTCCCGGCGAAACTCGCTGCCGTGGTTCCCGGGGCGATTTCTAATAACCGGGCCTCAAACGCAGCCGCATCCGCTGCGGTAATCAACGGATTTTCTTCCAGCGTGGCAATCTCATCGACAATGATGCACGCGTGCCGGAAGGAGAGCAACCCCGCATGAACCCCATCAAGGATCAGTGGATGATCGTTCACTAACACGGTGCTGTGGTGAGCTAAGGAAGCAGCCGTAACTTCCGGGATACACAACGTCAGGGCAAGGTCGGTACACGCACTAGAGTGAGCAACCCCGTGCTGCCAGGGATTCAAACGCACCGCGGCCGCTTCAACCTGTGCAGCACCCATCAACCGGGCCACTAAAGCCGCTTTACACGCAGCTAGGGAATCTTCCAGCCGCTTCAACGCCACTAACGAGGCAATCGTCCCGTCGTACACTTCCCGAGCCACCCCAACCCTGGAAGGCAATTGCTCACCCGTGGCCAGCACCGGAGCGTACCCCGGCAAATTAGCCAGGGCAGGATTGTCAGAGCCAAAGGGTTCAATCAAAGGAAGAGTCATCCCAGCCAGTACTCCGGCCACATCCTGTGTGGCCTCACTGCCAGTCTCCGGGGACAATCACCGGACTACTCATACAACAAGCATAAACCCACCGTTATAACAACGCAATACTTACCCATAAGAATATTCGAGATACTTTTGATGGGCAAGGATGGAGAAGGATGGGCTGCCTGTAGATGCGCTGCCTACCTCACCGATAGAAACACCAGTGCCAACTGGCAGCAAAGGACGCTGCCGATCCATGGCCACGTCCCCAACCCCTCACCACTTCAGGAATCAGCACAGATCAAATAATGCACGTTGGCGATCGCTGTAGGTTAAGGGCATACTCTGGAACTATGAGCGCTCCTGTAACCCTGTGTTTTCTTCTCCGCACCCACGATGGCGAAGAGCAAGTGCTGTTGGGCCTGAANAAGACCGGCATGGGAACGGGGAAGGTGGTAGGAATTGGCGGACATGTAGAGCATGGAGAGAGTGTTGTTCAAGCCATCTGCCGCGAAGTCAGTGAAGAAACCAGTATCACCATTGACGCACAGGACCTGATACCGGCTGGAACGGTGGAATTTGTGTTTCCCGCCAAGCCTGCGTGGGACATGTTCAGCACTATTTTTCTGTGCAGAAAATTCTCGGGCAGCGCTAGAGAATGTGAAGAGATCACTCCTCAGTGGTACCCCGTGACACAGCTTCCNCATGCTCAGATGTGGGCAGATGCAAGCCACTGGGTGCCTGCATTCCTCTCCGGAGAACAGGGGCACTGGCGCATTGTGCTCGAAGACGACAACGAGACCGTGGCCTCCAGTAGCCACACGGCACCGCATGGAAAGTCACCTGGTGAGAACTTCGGAAGTTAGCACCCTGGTGCAGCTACGGCTTGGCGACCGTCAACAGGAATGTTGAATCTTCGAGGGCGTTCACGGNGTGACGGGTCAAGGGAACCACAAGATGATCGCCAGGNNGGCCCTCCCAGCTGACCTCACCAGCAATCAAGGCGATGCGCCCAGTGATGACTTGGACGGTAGCTTCGCCTGGGTTGTCATGTTCATCGAGCTTGGATCCGGCCGTCAGTGCAACAACTGTTTGGCGCAGAATCCTCTCGTGCCCGCCATAAACAGTCCTGGCGCTACGGCCGCTGCTTTTGGACTTGGCAGAAACCATGAGTTCCCGAGCCAGTGCTGTCAGAGATGATTTTTCCACGGTGCTCCTTAGTGAATGGCTTCCGGCGGAGTATTCTCCGGGGATTGCGCACAAGGCCCTACATATAGTCCCTTCACAGTACCCCCATCAACGTGAGTCACAACACATTCAGTGTTTGTGGCGACCCGGCAGGAAGGCCAGACACGCACCAGCCTGCCTCACGGCCCAACTGTCCCGCTCACGGAGGAAATAAAACGCCGCCTCCCACCTCCGTCGCGGGAGGTGGGTGGCGGCGCCGTCGTACGTGAAAAAGATGTCAGGCAGAGCTAGAGCACGTGGCGTTCATCCACACCGTTGTACGCACTCAAGGGGCGGATCAAAGCGTTAGAAGCACGCTGCTCCATGATGTGCGCCGTCCAGCCAGTGATGCGCGAGGCAATGAACAGGGGCGTGAACATATCCGTGTCAAAGCCCATCAGGTGGTACGTGGGCCCGGCGGGATAATCAAGGTTCGGCTTAATGTCCTTAGCCTCGGCCATTGCCTGCTCAAGGCCGTCATAGAGCCCCATCATTTCCGGGCGGTGGTAATGGGTAATCATTTTCTCCAGCGCAGCCTTCATAGTGGGTACCCNGGAGTCACCGTTCTTGTAGACACGGTGGCCAAAGCCCATGACCTTCTTCTTAGCGGCCAGAGCATCCTCCATCCACGCCTTGGCTCGGGTGGCGGCCTGCTNCCGTGACTCGTCGGCACGGATGCCGATCTCGTCAAAAGTATGCATGACAGCCTCGTTGGCGCCACCGTGCAGCGGTCCCTTCAATGCACCAATGGCACCTGTCACGGCCGAGTGTAGATCAGAGAGGGTGGAGGTGATGACCCGCGCTGTGAATGTTGAAGCATTGAAGGAGTGCTCCGCGTATAGCACCATGGAGATGCGGAACGCATCGATAACCTCCGNGGCGGCTTCCTCGCCGAAGGCCATCCACAAGAAGTTTGCCGAGTAGTTCAAGTCAACGCGCGGTTCTACAACACCCAGACCGCGTCGGCGGCGCTGGTCGTAAGCAACAACGGCAGGGAACTGTGCAAAGAGTGATTTTGCTTTGTCCAGCTCCGCCTCAGGTGAGGAGTCCTCGGCAAGGGCGTGCCCAGCGCCAATGACCGAGACCGCAGTACGGGCCACATCCATGGGGTGGCAGTCAACGGGCAGCAGATCAACGGCAGCCTTGACATGCTCATCCAAGGAACGGTTGGCTCGCTCAAACGCCTCGAAGAGCGTCAGCTCTTCCTCAGTGGGCAATTCCCCGGTCCACAGCAGCAACGCCACTTCTTCAAATGACTTACTTGCCGCAAGCTCCTGCACCGGGTAGCCACGGTACAGCAGTGAATTGGACTCGGGATTGACCTTGGAGACGGCAGTGTAGTCCGCAACCACTCCGGCAAGCCCCTTGCGTACTTCTTCTTCACTCACAGTGTGCACTCCTTTGTAAACTTAGAGATTTGCGTTGTTGGTGGTGATGTCTAGACCAGGTACTGAGAAATTAAANATACCTGTATCAAATTGGTTATATGCCTCATAGTCAACCAATTCATAGAGCCGGGCCCGTGTCAACATGTCAGGAACAGCAGCTTCCTGGGTCCCGCTGGCCGCAATCGCATCCAAAACGCGCTCGGCAGCACCCATCGCACTGCGCAAGAGTGTCACAGGGTAGATGATCATGGCAACNCCTGCCGCAGCTAACGCGTCACGAGTGAACAGCTCACTCTTGCCGAACTCGGTCATGTTCGCCAGCACCGGAACATCCACTGCTTTACAAACAGCCTCAAACTCGGCCACGCTCTTCATGGCTTCTGGGAAAATTGCGTCTGCACCGGCATCAACAAGGGCTTTAGCGCGGTCAATGGCAACTTGCAGGCCTTCAACCGCTCTGATGTCCGTGCGGGCCATGATCAANAAGTTCGCATCCCGGCGGGCATCGGCAGCGGCAGCAATACGCTTGACCGCCGTGTCCAAATCAACCATGTTCTTACCGTCAAGGTGGCCACAGCGCTTGGGGTTGAACTGGTCCTCGATGTGAGCGCCAGCCAGGCCCGCATTTTCTAATTCTTGGATGGTCCGGGCCACGTTCATGGGCTCACCAAAGCCGGTATCGGCATCGATCAGACACGGCAGGTCCGTCATCCTAGCGATCTGCCCGCCGCGCGCGGCAACCTCGGTCAGCGTGGTCATGCCAATGTCAGGTAGGCCCAAATCATTGGCAAGGACAGCGCCTGAGATGTATACGCCGTCGAACTTCTTCTCCCCGATGAGACGGGCCGAGAGCGGATTGAATGCTCCNGGAAATTGGCGGGCAGCGCCCGGGACCAGCATGGCCCGCAGGTCCCGGCGCTTCTGTTCAGCGGTCTTCTTGGAGTACAACATGTTAGAACAGGCCCTTGGNGGCTGCGGCCAGATCTACGACGCCGGGAGCTGCCAGGATGTTTAGCTGCCCCAGCTCCCCTGCCGCCAGGTTGGGCAGGTTCTCTGCTGCCGCGATGAAGCGGGTGATCTCAGCTTCCTCCACCAGGCCGGCAGCTAGGGTGCGGAACTTGTTGATGTACTGCGCACGGGCAAGGGNGCGGGCGCCGAGCGGGTGGGCGTCGGCGACGGCGATGGATTCCTCGATGACGCTTCCGTCCGTGAGGGTGATGACCACGGTGCCGCCAAACGCCTTCTCTGCAATGTCAAGGGAGTGGTAGCGGCGCGTCCACTCTGCATCCTCTTCAGTGGTGATCTTGTGCCACAGCTCCACGGTGTCTGGGCGGGCCGCACGCTCGGGAGAGTAGGAGTCCACGTGGTGCCACGCACCGTCCTGCAACGCCACGGCAAAGATGTACGGGATGGAGTGATCAAGGGTCTCACGTGATGCGGTGGGATCGTACTTCTGCGGATCGTTGGCGCCGGAGCCGATGACGTAGTGAGTGTGATGGCTTGTCTTGATCAGCACGCTGGCCACGTTGGCCGGGTCGGTGGCCTCCGGGTGCTCCTTGTGTAGCTTGCGGGCCAGATCGATCCACGCCTGCGCCTGGTACTCGGCAGAGTGTTCCTTGGTGTAAGTGTCCATGATGGCGCGCTTGGCTTCGCCCGGGGCGGGCAGTGGGACCGTGTATGAAGCGTCGGGGCCATCGAGCATCCACGCAATGACACCGTCTTCGCCTTCATAGATGGGCACGGNGGAGGTCTGGCCACGCATGGCACGGTCAGCAGCTTCAATGGCCANTTTGCCAGCGAACGCGGNGGCATGTGCCTTCCACGTGGAGATTTCGCCCTTGCGTGACTGGCGTGTGGCAGTGGTGGTGTGCAGGCCCTGGCCAACAGCTTGGAAGATGGTCTCAACTTCCAAATTCAACAAGGTGCCGATGCCAGCTGCGGCGGACGGGCCCAGGTGGGCAACATGGTCAATCTTGTGCTCGTGCAAGCAGATGGACTTCACCAGGTCTACCTGGATCTCGTAGCCTGTGGCCAGGCCGCGGAGCAGGTCCGCACCGGAGGCACCCGTGTGCTGGGCAACAGCGAGAATCGGGGNGATATTATCGGCCGGGTGGGAGTATTCAGCTGATAAGAAGGTGTCGTGGTAATCCAGCTCGCGGACGGCAACGCCGTTGGCCCAAGCAGCCCACTCGGNGGAAACCTTATCGGTGATGCCAAAGACGTTGGCTCCGGAGCCGCCGGAGGAAGGCGCATGGGCCAGGGCCTGTGCGCGTGCTGCAACAATAGGTGCGCGGTTCAAGGAAGCGATGGCCACGGAGGCGTTGTCGATGACGCGGTTGATGATCATGTCTGAGACCTCAGCGGTGACAGCCACAGGATCGGCGGCGACCTTGGCGATCTTGTGCGCCAGCTGGTCCTCGCGGGCCAGGTTTTCTTCGCTCTTGTAAACGCGGACGTTGTGCTCAATTGTCATGATGTTCCTTTGGCAGGGTGCTTCGAATGAGTGAAAAGTATTTCCGGCGCCGTGCCGTGGAGGTGGCGCAGGCTGTTGTCTAGATGGACTGTAGTTGCAGCACTCGCAACAGTAGAATTGCGGTTGGCAATGGCCAAAGCGATTGCGGCATGTTCTCTGGCGGCATCACGGAGCCGGGACGGGTTGTCTTTGCCCAGCCGGCGAACGCGGACCAGGTGAACCCGCAAATTCTTCAGCGCCAGGTTGAGGTAGTGATTTCCGACGGCGGCATCAATGGCGGCGTCCAAGTCCCCTACCAGCTGGTAGTAGTCATACCGGGTGGGGTCGTTACTGGTGATGAGCTCCCCGGCATTGGTGAGCTGCCTGTGCAACGTCTTGAAAATTTCCGGATCCCCACGTTGGGCTGCCAGTTCAGCGGCCCTGCATTCCAGTGCTGACCGGAGTTCAAAGAGTTCATCCAGATGATCAAGGGAGATTTCGCTGACCACCATGCCGCGTCCGCTTTGCGGTTCGGTCAGGCCCTCTGCGGTCAGCTTGGCCAGCGCTTCCCGGATGGNGGTGCGTGAGACGCCCAGGCGCTCAGAGAGTTCTACCTCACCCAGGACGGTGCCGGNGGTGAGATGCCAATTGATGATCTCACTATGCAACGTTGCATAAGCACGTTCACTAGCCCGCATGGACCCTCCCTCACTGAAATCTGCGGATCCGTTGAAATCTGTGGATCCGCTGAACACATTACTGTCCCAGTGTATACAGAGAGTGGCATTTTTAGCGAGAAGTACGGAAAAATGGCATTAAATTCATTTCTTTGTATACAAAGAGGCTTGTCGCGGTCTTTGTAGTGGCGGTAGTATGGCATACGTCACAGCAATGCGGATGGAGAAACACGATGCCACTTCAGGACCCGAGCTACCGGGATGAATACCAACGCAGCTTCAGCGACCCTGAAGGATTCTGGCTTCAGGCAGCGAAGTCAGTTCACTGGGTGGTGCCACCNGCAAAAGCCCATAGCAACGCGGAGGCGCCCATTAGCCGGTGGTTCCCGGACGGGGTCTTGAACACTTCCTATAACGCACTAGATAGGCATGTTGCTGCGGGCCGAGGCGAGCAGCCAGCGCTGATTCACGACTCCGCCATGCTGGGGAAGATCACCACCTATAGCTACCGTGAACTGACGGACGCGGTGGCACGCTTTGCCGGTGTCCTCCGCGCCCAAGGCGTGGGAAGNGGNGACCGGGTTGTTATCTATCTGCCCATGATTGCCGAAGCCGCCATCGCCATGCTGGCCACAGCCCGCCTCGGCGCTATCCATTCGGTGGTGTTTGGCGGTTTTGCAGCCAGTGAGCTTGCCATCCGCATTAAAGACGCAGCGCCTAAAGTCATTGTCACTACCTCGGGCGGGCTCGAGCCCAGCCGCAAGGTTGAGTACCTACCCACTGTCCACGAGGCACTGTCCAAGGCCGGGGTACCGCAGTTGCCGGTGGTGATCAAGCACCGTGACGGTTTTGCCACTGAACCAGCAGATCTGGATTTGAACGCCGTGGATTGGGATACTGCGATTCTCAGTGCCCAGCCTGCCGCNCCCGTGCCGGTGAAGGCGACCGATCCGCTCTATATCCTCTACACCTCCGGTACTACGGGCACGCCCAANGGGGTGGTTCGCGATAACGGNGGACACGCCGTCGCGCTGCTGTGGACCATGGCGAACCTCTATGACATCCACGCCGGGGACGTGTGGTGGACGGCGTCGGATGTGGGCTGGGTGGTGGGCCACTCCTACATTGTGTACGGCCCGCTACTGGCCGGCGCCACCACGCTGATGTATGAGGGGAAGCCTGTGGGTACCCCGGATGCTGGCGCGTTTTGGCGGGTCATTGAACAACACGGTGTGAAGGCGCTGTTCACCGCCCCCACCGCCCTGCGCGCTATCCGCAAGATGGATCCGGAGGCGCAACTGCTGAAGAAGTACGACGTCGGCACCCTGGAATCGCTGTTCACCGCCGGTGAGCGGTTGGATACCGATACCTTTCATTGGGCCACCCGGGTGCTGGGTGTACCCGTGGTGGATCATTGGTGGCAGACCGAAACTGGGTGNGGGATTGTGGGCAATCCACGTGGCCTTGACCCGCTACCCATCAAGGCCGGCTCTCCCACTTTACCGATGCCCGGCTATCGGCTGGACATTGTTGATGGCATGGGCGAAGCGGTCGGCGTCGGAGAGGAAGGGAACATTGTGTTGGGCCTGCCGCTGCCGCCAGGAACTCTGACAACGCTGTGGGGAGATGATCAACGCTTCATTGACTCCTACCTCTTAGCCTTTGACGGCTACTACGCCACCGGCGATTCGGGCTACGTGGACGAGGACGGCTACGTCTTTGTCATGGGCCGCACCGACGACGTCATCAACGTAGCAGGGCACCGGCTCTCCACCGGTGCCATTGAACAGGTGGTGGGCAAGCACCCGGCCGTCGCCGAATGTGCCGTCATCGGTGTGGCCGATGCGCTCAAGGGACANAAAGCTGTGGGCTTTGTGGTGCTCAAGTCCGGGGTGTCCATCTCCGCTGCGGAGCTGGAACAGGAACTGGTGGCGCTGGTTCGCAAGGAGATCGGCCCCGTGGCTGACTTCAANAACGCCACCATTGTGGACGCGCTACCCAAAACCCGGTCTGGGAAGATCCTCCGCAAAACCATGCGCCAGATGGCCGACGGCGACGACTATGTGGTGCCCTCAACCATCGAGGACAGCTCCGTCATTGAGTATTTGCGTCCCCTCCTGCGCCCGCACGAAGAGCTGCGCCCGCACTAAGAGCTGCGCCCGCACTAAGTCACGGGTCAAGCTAGGGCGTGCACTTCAGTTGCGCTGCCCTCTGCCGAATCCACGTTTTCCTCGAGTGGATCCTGTTCCTGCATTCCGAGGTGGCCGCGGGTGAGCTTGTTCATGATCAAAGCGATGGCACCATCGCCTGTCACGTTCGTGGCCGTGCCGAAGCTGTCGAGAGCGATGTACGCCGCGAACATGAGCCCAACCTCGGCCTCGCCGAATCCAAGCATCTGCACGAGCAGGCCAGCGGCGGCCGCGATGGCGCCGCCGGGAACGCCGGGAGCGGCGATCATCATGACCCCAAGCATCAGGATGAACGGCAGATATGCCGCGAAGGACACGTCACCGCCGGTGAGCAGCAGTACTGCGATGGAAAAGCAGGTGATCTTCACCATGGA from Arthrobacter polaris encodes:
- a CDS encoding 8-oxo-dGTP diphosphatase translates to MSAPVTLCFLLRTHDGEEQVLLGLXKTGMGTGKVVGIGGHVEHGESVVQAICREVSEETSITIDAQDLIPAGTVEFVFPAKPAWDMFSTIFLCRKFSGSARECEEITPQWYPVTQLPHAQMWADASHWVPAFLSGEQGHWRIVLEDDNETVASSSHTAPHGKSPGENFGS
- a CDS encoding AMP-binding protein, which codes for MPLQDPSYRDEYQRSFSDPEGFWLQAAKSVHWVVPPAKAHSNAEAPISRWFPDGVLNTSYNALDRHVAAGRGEQPALIHDSAMLGKITTYSYRELTDAVARFAGVLRAQGVGXGDRVVIYLPMIAEAAIAMLATARLGAIHSVVFGGFAASELAIRIKDAAPKVIVTTSGGLEPSRKVEYLPTVHEALSKAGVPQLPVVIKHRDGFATEPADLDLNAVDWDTAILSAQPAAPVPVKATDPLYILYTSGTTGTPXGVVRDNGGHAVALLWTMANLYDIHAGDVWWTASDVGWVVGHSYIVYGPLLAGATTLMYEGKPVGTPDAGAFWRVIEQHGVKALFTAPTALRAIRKMDPEAQLLKKYDVGTLESLFTAGERLDTDTFHWATRVLGVPVVDHWWQTETGXGIVGNPRGLDPLPIKAGSPTLPMPGYRLDIVDGMGEAVGVGEEGNIVLGLPLPPGTLTTLWGDDQRFIDSYLLAFDGYYATGDSGYVDEDGYVFVMGRTDDVINVAGHRLSTGAIEQVVGKHPAVAECAVIGVADALKGXKAVGFVVLKSGVSISAAELEQELVALVRKEIGPVADFXNATIVDALPKTRSGKILRKTMRQMADGDDYVVPSTIEDSSVIEYLRPLLRPHEELRPH
- a CDS encoding DUF222 domain-containing protein; the encoded protein is MSPETGSEATQDVAGVLAGMTLPLIEPFGSDNPALANLPGYAPVLATGEQLPSRVGVAREVYDGTIASLVALKRLEDSLAACKAALVARLMGAAQVEAAAVRLNPWQHGVAHSSACTDLALTLCIPEVTAASLAHHSTVLVNDHPLILDGVHAGLLSFRHACIIVDEIATLEENPLITAADAAAFEARLLEIAPGTTAASFAGKARRVRESTHPETITTRTKQAYSKRAMTLESGKDGMSWLTLHLPSLAAEGIWVNCTRTARAIKNQARLNHPPQNSTTGARPGAAGGGHDGSGGRDGSGGGEYRTLTQLRIDVAAALLLNQHPLTAEVRKTNNTTKGDAGHGFTTDSHGTSNSTSTSPTDTATSTGANENTSTDAPAGPGPDVGVGVSLVVGQRLVFL
- a CDS encoding MmgE/PrpD family protein; protein product: MTIEHNVRVYKSEENLAREDQLAHKIAKVAADPVAVTAEVSDMIINRVIDNASVAIASLNRAPIVAARAQALAHAPSSGGSGANVFGITDKVSXEWAAWANGVAVRELDYHDTFLSAEYSHPADNIXPILAVAQHTGASGADLLRGLATGYEIQVDLVKSICLHEHKIDHVAHLGPSAAAGIGTLLNLEVETIFQAVGQGLHTTTATRQSRKGEISTWKAHAXAFAGKXAIEAADRAMRGQTSXVPIYEGEDGVIAWMLDGPDASYTVPLPAPGEAKRAIMDTYTKEHSAEYQAQAWIDLARKLHKEHPEATDPANVASVLIKTSHHTHYVIGSGANDPQKYDPTASRETLDHSIPYIFAVALQDGAWHHVDSYSPERAARPDTVELWHKITTEEDAEWTRRYHSLDIAEKAFGGTVVITLTDGSVIEESIAVADAHPLGARXLARAQYINKFRTLAAGLVEEAEITRFIAAAENLPNLAAGELGQLNILAAPGVVDLAAAXKGLF
- a CDS encoding GntR family transcriptional regulator; its protein translation is MRASERAYATLHSEIINWHLTXGTVLGEVELSERLGVSRTXIREALAKLTAEGLTEPQSGRGMVVSEISLDHLDELFELRSALECRAAELAAQRGDPEIFKTLHRQLTNAGELITSNDPTRYDYYQLVGDLDAAIDAAVGNHYLNLALKNLRVHLVRVRRLGKDNPSRLRDAAREHAAIALAIANRNSTVASAATTVHLDNSLRHLHGTAPEILFTHSKHPAKGTS
- the prpB gene encoding methylisocitrate lyase; the encoded protein is MLYSKKTAEQKRRDLRAMLVPGAARQFPGAFNPLSARLIGEKKFDGVYISGAVLANDLGLPDIGMTTLTEVAARGGQIARMTDLPCLIDADTGFGEPMNVARTIQELENAGLAGAHIEDQFNPKRCGHLDGKNMVDLDTAVKRIAAAADARRDANXLIMARTDIRAVEGLQVAIDRAKALVDAGADAIFPEAMKSVAEFEAVCKAVDVPVLANMTEFGKSELFTRDALAAAGVAMIIYPVTLLRSAMGAAERVLDAIAASGTQEAAVPDMLTRARLYELVDYEAYNQFDTGXFNFSVPGLDITTNNANL
- a CDS encoding bifunctional 2-methylcitrate synthase/citrate synthase, encoding MSEEEVRKGLAGVVADYTAVSKVNPESNSLLYRGYPVQELAASKSFEEVALLLWTGELPTEEELTLFEAFERANRSLDEHVKAAVDLLPVDCHPMDVARTAVSVIGAGHALAEDSSPEAELDKAKSLFAQFPAVVAYDQRRRRGLGVVEPRVDLNYSANFLWMAFGEEAAXEVIDAFRISMVLYAEHSFNASTFTARVITSTLSDLHSAVTGAIGALKGPLHGGANEAVMHTFDEIGIRADESRXQAATRAKAWMEDALAAKKKVMGFGHRVYKNGDSXVPTMKAALEKMITHYHRPEMMGLYDGLEQAMAEAKDIKPNLDYPAGPTYHLMGFDTDMFTPLFIASRITGWTAHIMEQRASNALIRPLSAYNGVDERHVL
- a CDS encoding cupin domain-containing protein, which gives rise to MEKSSLTALARELMVSAKSKSSGRSARTVYGGHERILRQTVVALTAGSKLDEHDNPGEATVQVITGRIALIAGEVSWEGXPGDHLVVPLTRHXVNALEDSTFLLTVAKP